The following proteins come from a genomic window of Triticum aestivum cultivar Chinese Spring chromosome 6A, IWGSC CS RefSeq v2.1, whole genome shotgun sequence:
- the LOC123130044 gene encoding expansin-B6, translated as MAGISTNDIAIVLVALLSVLVTSVRSAANYDTSAARSYNSGWLPAKATWYGAPTGAGPNDNGGACGFKNVNQYPFSSMTSCGNEPLFDGGAGCGSCYEIRCVAANNPSCSGQPRRVVITDMNYYPVARYHFDLSGTAFGAMAKNGLNDKLRHAGIIDMQFRRVRCNFPGMKVTFHVQRGSNPNYLAVLVEYANVDGTVVRMELMQTRNGRPTGSWEPMRRSWGSIWRMDTSRPLQGPFSMRITSDSGKTLVANNVIPAYWRPDKAYWSNVQFY; from the exons ATGGCTGGCATCTCCACCAACGACATTGCCATTGTGCTTGTGGCACTTCTCTCCGTGCTTGTCACGTCCGTCCGTTCTGCGGCCAACTACGACACCTCCGCCGCTAGATCCTACAACTCCGGCTGGCTCCCCGCCAAGGCCACCTGGTACGGTGCGCCCACCGGCGCCGGCCCCAACGACAACG GCGGTGCTTGCGGCTTCAAGAACGTGAACCAGTACCCCTTCTCCTCCATGACGTCCTGCGGCAACGAGCCTCTCTTCGACGGCGGCGCAGGCTGCGGCAGCTGCTACGAG ATCCGATGCGTCGCCGCCAACAACCCTTCCTGCTCCGGCCAGCCGAGGAGGGTGGTCATCACCGACATGAACTACTACCCCGTGGCCAGGTACCACTTCGACCTCAGCGGCACGGCGTTCGGGGCCATGGCCAAGAACGGCCTCAACGACAAGCTCCGCCACGCCGGCATCATCGACATGCAGTTCAGGAGGGTGCGCTGCAACTTCCCGGGTATGAAGGTCACCTTCCACGTCCAGCGCGGCTCCAACCCCAACTACCTCGCGGTGCTCGTGGAGTACGCCAACGTCGACGGCACCGTGGTCCGCATGGAGCTCATGCAGACCCGGAACGGCCGCCCCACGGGGTCCTGGGAGCCGATGCGGCGCTCCTGGGGATCCATCTGGCGGATGGACACCAGCCGCCCGCTGCAGGGGCCCTTCTCCATGCGCATCACCAGCGACTCCGGGAAGACGCTGGTAGCCAACAATGTCATCCCGGCCTACTGGCGGCCGGACAAAGCCTACTGGTCTAACGTCCAGTTCTATTGA